One genomic segment of Pseudomonas sp. p1(2021b) includes these proteins:
- the recC gene encoding exodeoxyribonuclease V subunit gamma gives MLNTSHLHPGFMIVHGNRLDDLRSLVVSWMRRYPLAPLENEIALVQSNGIAQWLKLALAEDPQDDDQGGCGIAAAIDVQLPGSFMWQLYRRVLGRDEIPEVSLLDKAPLTWRLMRLLPALIERVHFEPLRRFLTDDSDLRKRYQLAERLADLFDQYQVYRADWLKEWAAGGHVLNSARGERKPLAAGNRWQAELWRALLEDVGEQGMAQSRAGVHQRFIERINQLEHAPAGLPKRVIVFGISSLPAQALEALAGLARFSQVLLCVHNPCRHHWADIVADKDLLRHQYKRQQRKQGMPLDLDDESLHQHAHPLLAAWGKQGRDYINLLDSYDDPGSYRGVFSDGRIDLFQEATPDNLLRQLQDDILELRPLAETRELWPAVDPAKDRSVRFHVAHSPQREVEILHDQLLARFSADPTLRPRDVIVMLPAIDDYAPHIRAVFGQLERNDPRYIPFTLTDQGQRGREPLLIALEHLLKLPESRFAVSEVLDLLDVPAVRARFAIQESDLPTLHRWIEGAGIRWGLSAEQRATLGLPEGLEQNSWRFGLRRMLLGYAVGVGEGCDGIEPYDEIGGLDAALIGPLVALLDALDVACQALSQPAAATEWGERLQALLRVFFLAEDEHDEFLLMQLQDLRDTWLATCETVGLQDPLPLTVVREAWLSGLDQGKLSQRFLAGSVNFCTLMPMRAIPFRVVCLLGMNDGDYPRAQPPLDFDLMASDYRPGDRSRREDDRYLLLEALLSARDQLYISWVGRSIRDNSERPASVLIGQLRDHFAAGWTLAGAKSGGLENPGEQLLHALTQEHPLQPFSPRYFQKGSALFSYAHEWQVVHQTMEPTSASDDPLPSYKDEEALSLTLLQDFLRHPVRHFFSQRLKVFFEALETPTPDEEPFVLDALQRYSLSEALLGAALADPDNAEQALQGQARRLQACGLLPLAGFGEMLQAELIQPLPDLLQRHRYLLQRWPDVVEGALPIHFERGEQRLEGWLGRVYQAQDQSLLSIATVPNTLGAGRNSVKWHRLVPTWVMHLAACAAGYPLHSAMVASDRTLLLDPLPQAQAAELLADLLIARQAGMNAPLPVAAKTAFAWLEQSDPAKALAAAERAYEGDGQNTFGERSESLALARQFRDFAALCADETFEGWCETLYRPLFAAPWQTLGAPETAA, from the coding sequence ATGCTCAATACCTCTCACCTCCACCCCGGCTTCATGATCGTCCATGGTAATCGCCTGGACGACCTGCGCAGTCTGGTCGTGAGCTGGATGCGTCGTTACCCCCTGGCGCCGCTGGAAAACGAGATCGCCCTGGTGCAGAGCAACGGCATCGCGCAATGGCTCAAGCTTGCCCTGGCCGAGGACCCGCAGGATGACGACCAAGGCGGCTGCGGCATCGCCGCCGCGATCGACGTGCAACTGCCGGGCAGCTTCATGTGGCAGCTCTACCGCCGGGTGCTGGGTCGCGACGAAATCCCTGAAGTCTCGCTGCTGGACAAGGCGCCGCTGACCTGGCGCCTGATGCGTCTGTTGCCTGCCTTGATCGAACGGGTGCATTTCGAGCCCCTGCGGCGCTTCCTGACCGACGACAGCGACCTGCGCAAGCGCTACCAGCTGGCTGAGCGCCTGGCCGACCTGTTCGACCAATACCAGGTCTACCGCGCCGATTGGCTCAAGGAGTGGGCTGCAGGGGGCCATGTACTCAACAGCGCCCGGGGCGAGCGCAAGCCCCTGGCCGCCGGCAATCGCTGGCAGGCCGAACTGTGGCGAGCACTGCTGGAGGACGTAGGCGAGCAGGGCATGGCCCAGAGCCGCGCCGGCGTACACCAGCGCTTCATCGAGCGTATAAATCAACTCGAACATGCCCCTGCCGGCCTGCCGAAACGAGTGATCGTCTTCGGTATCTCGTCTCTCCCGGCCCAGGCGCTGGAAGCCTTGGCTGGCCTGGCGCGCTTCAGCCAGGTGTTGTTGTGCGTGCACAACCCCTGTCGCCATCACTGGGCCGATATCGTGGCGGACAAGGACCTGCTCAGGCACCAGTACAAGCGCCAGCAGCGCAAGCAAGGCATGCCCCTGGACCTGGACGACGAGTCTCTGCACCAGCACGCCCACCCTCTGCTGGCCGCCTGGGGCAAGCAGGGCCGCGACTACATCAACTTGCTTGACAGCTACGACGACCCTGGCAGCTACCGCGGCGTATTCAGCGATGGCCGCATCGACCTGTTCCAAGAGGCGACGCCCGACAACCTGCTGCGCCAGTTGCAAGACGATATCCTCGAATTGCGCCCCTTGGCCGAAACCCGCGAGCTGTGGCCGGCAGTCGACCCCGCCAAGGACCGCTCCGTGCGCTTCCATGTGGCCCACAGCCCGCAGCGAGAAGTGGAGATCCTCCACGACCAACTGCTCGCCCGCTTCAGTGCCGACCCCACGCTGCGCCCACGGGATGTCATCGTCATGCTCCCGGCAATCGATGATTACGCACCGCACATCCGTGCCGTCTTCGGCCAGTTGGAGCGCAACGACCCGCGTTACATCCCGTTCACCCTCACCGACCAAGGCCAGCGCGGTCGCGAGCCGTTGCTGATCGCCCTGGAGCATCTGCTCAAGCTGCCCGAAAGCCGCTTCGCCGTGAGCGAAGTGCTCGACCTGCTGGATGTGCCTGCCGTGCGCGCCCGCTTCGCCATCCAGGAAAGCGACCTGCCCACCCTGCACCGCTGGATCGAGGGCGCGGGGATCCGTTGGGGCCTGAGCGCCGAACAGCGGGCGACCCTGGGCTTGCCCGAAGGCCTGGAACAGAACAGCTGGCGGTTTGGCCTACGACGTATGCTGCTCGGTTACGCCGTGGGTGTCGGCGAAGGCTGCGACGGTATCGAGCCCTATGACGAAATCGGAGGCCTCGACGCCGCGCTGATCGGCCCATTGGTGGCCTTGCTCGATGCGCTCGACGTGGCTTGCCAGGCTCTTTCGCAGCCTGCCGCCGCAACCGAGTGGGGCGAGCGTCTGCAAGCGCTGCTGCGGGTATTCTTCCTGGCTGAGGACGAGCACGACGAGTTCCTGCTGATGCAACTGCAGGACTTGCGTGACACCTGGCTCGCCACCTGCGAAACCGTCGGCCTGCAAGACCCGCTACCGCTCACCGTGGTGCGCGAGGCTTGGCTCTCGGGCCTGGACCAGGGCAAGTTGTCCCAGCGTTTCCTGGCAGGGTCGGTGAACTTCTGCACCCTCATGCCCATGCGCGCCATCCCCTTCCGGGTGGTGTGCCTGCTGGGCATGAACGACGGCGACTACCCTCGCGCCCAACCGCCACTGGACTTCGACCTGATGGCCAGCGACTACCGCCCAGGCGACCGTTCTCGACGCGAAGACGACCGCTACCTCTTGCTCGAAGCCCTGCTCTCGGCACGTGACCAGCTGTATATCAGTTGGGTCGGGCGCAGCATTCGCGATAACAGCGAGCGCCCCGCATCGGTATTGATCGGCCAGCTACGCGACCACTTCGCCGCAGGCTGGACGCTGGCTGGTGCCAAATCTGGGGGCCTCGAAAACCCTGGCGAGCAGCTGCTGCATGCCCTGACCCAGGAACACCCGCTGCAGCCTTTCAGCCCACGTTACTTCCAGAAGGGCAGCGCACTGTTCAGCTATGCCCACGAATGGCAGGTCGTGCACCAGACAATGGAGCCGACCTCGGCCAGCGACGATCCGCTGCCGTCCTACAAGGATGAAGAGGCGCTGAGCCTTACCCTCCTGCAGGACTTCCTCCGCCACCCCGTGCGGCATTTCTTCAGCCAGCGGCTGAAGGTGTTCTTCGAGGCCTTGGAAACACCGACACCAGATGAAGAACCCTTCGTCCTCGATGCCCTGCAACGCTACAGCCTCAGCGAAGCCCTGCTAGGTGCGGCGCTGGCCGACCCGGACAATGCCGAGCAAGCGCTGCAAGGCCAGGCGCGACGTTTACAGGCCTGCGGGCTGCTACCTTTAGCCGGTTTTGGCGAGATGCTCCAAGCCGAGCTGATTCAGCCCTTGCCTGACCTGCTGCAGCGCCACCGATACTTGCTCCAGCGCTGGCCTGACGTGGTGGAGGGTGCCCTGCCGATCCACTTCGAAAGGGGCGAGCAGCGCCTGGAAGGCTGGTTGGGCCGGGTCTACCAAGCCCAGGACCAGAGCCTGCTGAGCATCGCCACCGTGCCCAACACCTTGGGCGCAGGGCGCAACAGCGTCAAATGGCACCGGCTGGTGCCCACCTGGGTCATGCACCTGGCCGCCTGTGCCGCCGGCTACCCCTTGCACAGCGCGATGGTCGCCAGCGACCGGACCCTGCTGCTCGACCCGCTGCCCCAGGCCCAGGCCGCGGAGCTGCTGGCCGACCTTTTGATCGCCCGCCAGGCTGGGATGAACGCACCCTTGCCCGTGGCCGCCAAGACCGCCTTCGCCTGGCTGGAGCAAAGCGACCCGGCCAAGGCTCTGGCTGCCGCAGAACGAGCCTATGAAGGCGATGGCCAGAATACCTTCGGCGAGCGCAGCGAAAGCCTGGCCTTGGCCCGCCAGTTCCGCGACTTTGCCGCGCTCTGCGCCGACGAGACCTTCGAAGGTTGGTGCGAAACCCTGTACCGCCCACTGTTCGCTGCGCCCTGGCAAACCCTGGGCGCCCCGGAGACTGCCGCATGA
- the recB gene encoding exodeoxyribonuclease V subunit beta, with protein sequence MTQARPLALSFPLHGSQLIEASAGTGKTFTISALYLRLILGHGGEQGFGRELLPPQILVVTFTDAATKELRERIRARLAEAARFFRGELTEADPLLHLLRGDYPAEHWPRCASRLEVAVQWMDEAAVSTIHGWCQRMLREHAFDSGSLFTQSLETDHSDLLGEVMRDYWRRFCYGMQGEALAWVRSQWGSPDALLPRLRPLFGRVRGVQDDEQPEALIEATLRERAAQLCQLKAPWGQWADELHQICRDAVAAKLADGRKLQARYFDPWFDKLRAWAGDDQVLELDLGTGFTRLTPAGMAEAWKSGTPPDHPALLAMENLREQLQALPSPDARLLEHAAAWVSARFEVEKRRRAEMGFDDMLLRLEHALASGSGERLAGLIREQFPVALIDEFQDTDPVQYGIFERIYRISENRRETGLFMIGDPKQAIYAFRGADIFTYLAARRATSGRLHSLDTNYRSSQAMVAAVNRVFLQAEARCEGRGAFLFREADDNPLPFVEVRAKGRGEQLLVDGQPCAALQCWQLQSEEPVSNTLYRQQLAASCASHIVRLLNGGQQGVTGFRDAQGSLRACQPSDIAILVRDGREAQLVRAELAARDVRSVYLSDKDSVFAAQEAHDLLVWLKACAEPDSERLLKGALASLTLELPLAELERLNQDERVWEAWVMRFRLYRDTWQRQGVLPMLRRLLHDFQLPRTLMGRSDGERVLTNLLHLAELLQQAASELDGEQALIRHLAEHLANAGQAGEEQILRLESDEQLVKVVTIHKSKGLEYPLVYLPFICTAKPVDGQRLPLTWHDSQGQAHLTLAPSDEQVARADDERLAEDLRLLYVALTRAQYACWLGVADLKRGSQKTSQLHRSALGYLLGGGVPLAASGQLADWLQALQAGSRDIACLGLPEPSEHVYHAPRDTRELLPARKPRRAAAEHWWIASYSALRVGDQTLGADSSQAQQLLDDEQVDTQLLREVPAEGGDIHRFPRGPNPGTFLHGLLEWAGREGFAEVSAQPELIRRTVGERCNRRDWTGWIPTLEHWLGQLLTEPLPLQPQGPTLTLAHLHQYQIEMEFWFASHQVDAVRLDQLVVRHTHGNAARPAALPTVLNGMFKGFIDLAFELDGRYYVADYKSNWLGPDAQAYNALAMEQAILEHRYDLQYVLYLLALHRQLRARLPDYDYDRHVGGAVFIFLRGVGSAGHGLYFAKPPRALIEQLDVLFRGAHEPEQQDLFAGAAP encoded by the coding sequence ATGACCCAGGCCCGCCCCTTGGCATTGAGCTTTCCGCTGCACGGCAGCCAGCTGATCGAAGCCAGCGCCGGCACCGGCAAGACCTTCACCATTTCGGCGCTGTACCTGCGCCTGATTCTCGGCCACGGTGGCGAGCAGGGGTTCGGCCGCGAGCTGCTCCCGCCGCAGATCCTCGTGGTGACCTTCACCGACGCCGCCACCAAGGAGCTGCGCGAGCGTATTCGCGCACGGCTGGCCGAGGCCGCGCGTTTCTTCCGCGGTGAACTGACCGAGGCCGACCCACTGCTGCATCTGCTGCGCGGCGACTATCCCGCCGAGCACTGGCCCCGTTGCGCCAGCCGGCTGGAGGTCGCGGTGCAGTGGATGGACGAGGCGGCGGTGTCGACCATCCATGGTTGGTGCCAACGCATGCTTCGCGAGCATGCCTTCGACAGCGGCAGCCTGTTCACCCAGAGCCTGGAGACCGACCACAGCGACCTGTTGGGCGAGGTCATGCGCGATTATTGGCGGCGCTTCTGCTACGGCATGCAGGGCGAAGCCCTGGCCTGGGTGCGCAGCCAATGGGGCAGCCCGGACGCCTTGCTGCCACGGCTCCGCCCGCTGTTCGGCCGAGTGCGCGGCGTGCAGGACGACGAGCAGCCCGAAGCTCTTATCGAGGCCACCCTGCGCGAACGCGCCGCGCAGCTCTGCCAGCTCAAGGCCCCCTGGGGGCAATGGGCCGACGAACTGCACCAGATCTGCCGCGACGCGGTGGCCGCTAAGTTGGCGGACGGCCGTAAGCTACAAGCGCGGTACTTCGATCCCTGGTTCGACAAGCTGCGGGCCTGGGCCGGCGACGATCAAGTCCTGGAACTGGACCTGGGTACCGGCTTCACCCGCCTGACCCCAGCCGGTATGGCCGAGGCCTGGAAGTCCGGCACCCCGCCTGACCACCCCGCGTTGCTGGCCATGGAGAACTTGCGCGAACAACTGCAAGCGCTGCCCAGCCCCGATGCCCGTCTGCTCGAGCATGCCGCTGCCTGGGTATCGGCACGTTTCGAAGTGGAAAAACGCCGGCGCGCCGAGATGGGCTTCGACGATATGCTGCTGCGCTTGGAGCATGCCCTGGCCAGCGGGTCCGGCGAGCGCCTGGCCGGCCTGATCCGGGAGCAGTTCCCCGTGGCCCTGATCGACGAGTTCCAGGACACCGACCCGGTCCAGTACGGCATCTTCGAACGCATCTACCGGATCAGCGAAAACCGCCGGGAAACCGGCCTGTTCATGATCGGCGACCCCAAACAGGCGATCTACGCCTTCCGCGGCGCCGACATCTTCACCTACCTGGCTGCCCGCCGTGCCACCAGCGGCCGGCTGCACAGCCTGGACACCAACTACCGCTCCAGCCAGGCCATGGTGGCCGCGGTCAACCGCGTGTTCCTTCAGGCCGAAGCCCGCTGCGAGGGGCGAGGGGCCTTCTTGTTCCGTGAGGCCGACGACAACCCACTGCCCTTCGTCGAGGTCCGCGCCAAGGGCCGCGGCGAGCAGCTGCTGGTCGACGGTCAACCCTGCGCCGCTTTGCAGTGCTGGCAGCTGCAGAGTGAAGAGCCGGTCTCCAACACCCTCTACCGCCAACAGCTCGCCGCCAGTTGCGCCAGTCACATCGTCAGGTTGCTCAATGGCGGCCAGCAAGGCGTGACCGGTTTTCGTGATGCCCAAGGCTCGCTGCGAGCGTGCCAGCCATCGGACATCGCCATCCTGGTGCGTGATGGCCGCGAAGCCCAACTGGTTCGTGCCGAACTGGCCGCCCGCGATGTACGCAGCGTGTACCTCTCGGACAAGGACTCGGTGTTCGCCGCCCAGGAGGCCCATGACCTGCTGGTCTGGCTCAAGGCCTGTGCCGAGCCTGATTCCGAGCGCCTGCTCAAGGGCGCCTTGGCCAGCCTGACCCTCGAGCTGCCCCTGGCCGAACTGGAGCGCCTGAACCAGGACGAGCGGGTCTGGGAAGCCTGGGTCATGCGTTTCCGCCTGTACCGCGACACCTGGCAGCGCCAGGGTGTGCTGCCCATGCTGCGCCGCCTGCTGCACGACTTCCAGCTGCCGCGCACGCTCATGGGTCGCAGCGATGGCGAGCGGGTGCTGACCAACCTGCTGCACCTGGCCGAGCTGTTGCAACAGGCCGCCAGCGAGCTCGATGGCGAGCAGGCGTTGATCCGTCACCTGGCCGAACACCTGGCCAACGCCGGCCAGGCGGGCGAAGAGCAGATCCTGCGCCTGGAAAGCGACGAGCAGTTAGTCAAGGTGGTGACCATCCACAAGTCCAAGGGCCTGGAATACCCCCTGGTCTATCTGCCCTTCATCTGCACCGCCAAACCGGTGGACGGCCAGCGCCTGCCCCTGACCTGGCACGACAGCCAAGGCCAGGCCCACCTGACCCTGGCGCCGAGCGACGAGCAGGTTGCCCGTGCCGACGACGAGCGCCTGGCCGAAGATTTGCGCCTGCTCTACGTCGCCCTGACCCGTGCCCAGTACGCCTGCTGGCTGGGCGTCGCCGACCTCAAGCGCGGCAGCCAGAAGACCTCCCAGTTGCACAGGTCGGCCCTGGGCTATCTGCTGGGCGGTGGCGTGCCGTTGGCTGCGTCGGGCCAACTGGCCGACTGGCTGCAGGCCTTGCAGGCAGGCAGCCGCGACATCGCCTGCCTCGGCCTGCCTGAGCCGAGCGAGCACGTCTATCACGCCCCGCGCGATACACGCGAGCTGCTGCCAGCGCGCAAGCCGCGTCGGGCTGCCGCCGAACACTGGTGGATCGCCTCCTACAGCGCCCTACGCGTGGGCGACCAGACCCTCGGTGCCGACAGCTCTCAAGCCCAGCAATTGCTGGACGATGAGCAGGTCGACACCCAGCTGTTGCGCGAAGTCCCAGCCGAAGGCGGTGACATCCACCGCTTCCCCCGCGGCCCGAACCCAGGCACCTTCCTTCACGGCCTGCTCGAATGGGCTGGCCGGGAAGGCTTCGCCGAGGTCAGCGCCCAGCCCGAACTGATCAGGCGTACCGTCGGCGAGCGCTGCAACCGCCGCGACTGGACCGGCTGGATCCCGACCCTGGAACACTGGCTCGGCCAACTGCTCACCGAGCCGTTGCCTTTGCAACCCCAAGGCCCGACCCTGACCCTCGCACACCTGCATCAATACCAGATCGAAATGGAATTCTGGTTCGCCAGCCATCAGGTGGATGCCGTGCGCCTGGACCAGTTGGTGGTGCGACATACCCACGGCAACGCTGCACGTCCGGCGGCGCTGCCCACCGTGCTCAACGGCATGTTCAAAGGTTTCATCGACCTGGCGTTCGAGCTGGACGGTCGCTACTACGTGGCTGACTACAAATCCAACTGGTTGGGCCCCGACGCCCAGGCCTACAATGCCCTGGCCATGGAGCAAGCGATCCTCGAGCACCGCTACGACCTGCAATACGTGCTCTACCTGCTGGCCTTGCATCGTCAGTTGCGCGCGCGCCTGCCCGACTACGACTACGACCGCCATGTTGGCGGCGCGGTGTTCATCTTCCTGCGCGGCGTCGGCAGCGCTGGCCACGGCCTGTATTTCGCCAAGCCGCCGCGTGCCCTGATCGAACAACTCGATGTGCTGTTCCGGGGCGCCCACGAACCCGAACAGCAAGACCTGTTTGCCGGAGCCGCGCCATGA
- the recD gene encoding exodeoxyribonuclease V subunit alpha produces MSRRLDDLLPTPLNTEQLVALAPLRESRDLLVLLDRWVERDWLRALDRAFVHFLEERAPGSDPLLLLAAALASHQLGHGHVCLDLEQTLAEPDFALSLPPEGDALAGPLLLPSQLLAGLALDTWLQHIAASPLVAAGDAPGHGARPLVLSGRRLYLRRYWSYERRIDQALRQRLTQDEHIPADLPARLEQLFAGGAPAGQVDWQKLACALATRAAFSIITGGPGTGKTTTVVRLLALLQAPAVEQGRPLRIRLAAPTGKAAARLTESIGQQVERLQVGSEVRGHIPTEVSTVHRLLGSRPGSRHFRHHAGNPLPLDVLVVDEASMIDLEMMANLLDALPPRARLVLLGDKDQLASVEAGAVLGDLCRDAEEGCYSPATQAWLEQVGGQSLEGSGLAPGDAQRNPLAQQVVMLRFSRRFGEGSGIGQLARLVNRQQAQQARDLLTLPPADVFGLALRGEHDRAFDRLLLDGLGRGDDGPQGYRSYLRAIGRHRPAPGTPAADPRWEHWASKVLHSFEDFQLLCAVRKGPWGVQGLNERVARVLGNAGLIDSQQPWYEGRPVLVTRNDYSLGLMNGDIGIALRLPDDLGEPVLRVAFPRNDGSGGVRFVLPSRLNEVETVFAMTVHKSQGSEFSHTALVLPDSLNPVLTKELVYTGITRAKHCFSLIEPRAGVFEEAVARKVRRISGLMLEKV; encoded by the coding sequence ATGAGCCGACGCCTCGATGACCTGTTGCCCACGCCTCTGAACACTGAACAGCTGGTGGCCCTGGCGCCCCTGCGCGAAAGCCGCGACCTGCTGGTGCTGCTCGACCGCTGGGTCGAGCGCGACTGGCTTCGGGCGTTGGACCGCGCGTTCGTCCATTTCCTCGAGGAGCGGGCCCCGGGCAGTGACCCCTTGCTGCTGTTGGCGGCGGCCCTGGCCAGCCACCAGCTTGGCCACGGTCACGTCTGCCTCGATCTGGAGCAAACCCTGGCCGAGCCGGATTTCGCCCTGTCGTTGCCCCCGGAGGGTGATGCTCTGGCCGGGCCTTTGCTGCTGCCCTCGCAGTTGCTCGCCGGCCTGGCCCTGGATACCTGGCTGCAACACATCGCCGCCAGCCCCCTGGTGGCGGCCGGGGACGCTCCCGGGCACGGCGCGAGGCCCTTGGTGCTCAGTGGCCGGCGCCTCTACCTGCGTCGTTATTGGAGCTATGAGCGGCGTATCGACCAGGCCTTGCGCCAGCGCCTGACCCAGGACGAGCATATTCCGGCCGACCTTCCCGCGCGCCTCGAGCAATTGTTCGCAGGTGGCGCCCCGGCTGGTCAGGTCGACTGGCAGAAGCTCGCCTGCGCCCTGGCCACCCGCGCAGCCTTCAGCATCATCACTGGCGGCCCAGGTACCGGCAAGACCACCACCGTGGTGCGTCTGCTGGCCTTGCTCCAGGCCCCGGCGGTGGAGCAGGGCCGCCCGCTGCGCATTCGCCTGGCGGCCCCGACCGGCAAGGCTGCCGCGCGCCTCACCGAGTCCATCGGCCAGCAGGTCGAGCGCCTGCAGGTCGGCAGCGAGGTGCGCGGGCACATCCCCACCGAGGTCAGCACTGTCCACCGCCTGCTGGGCAGCCGCCCCGGCTCGCGGCACTTTCGCCACCATGCCGGCAACCCGTTGCCGCTGGACGTACTGGTGGTCGATGAGGCCTCGATGATCGACCTGGAAATGATGGCCAATCTGCTCGACGCTTTGCCGCCCCGGGCTCGCCTGGTATTGCTGGGCGACAAGGACCAGCTGGCCTCGGTGGAAGCCGGTGCGGTGCTCGGTGACCTGTGCCGCGATGCCGAAGAAGGGTGCTACTCCCCGGCGACCCAGGCCTGGCTGGAGCAGGTGGGCGGCCAGTCGCTCGAAGGCAGTGGCCTTGCGCCGGGCGATGCGCAGCGCAACCCTCTGGCGCAACAGGTGGTGATGCTGCGGTTTTCCCGACGTTTCGGCGAAGGCAGCGGCATTGGCCAGCTCGCACGCCTGGTCAACCGCCAGCAGGCCCAGCAGGCACGTGACCTGCTGACCCTGCCGCCGGCCGATGTGTTCGGCCTGGCCCTGCGCGGTGAACACGACCGCGCCTTCGACCGCCTGTTGCTCGACGGCCTGGGGCGCGGCGACGACGGCCCCCAGGGTTACCGCAGCTACCTGCGCGCCATCGGCCGTCATCGCCCGGCGCCTGGCACGCCCGCCGCCGATCCGCGCTGGGAACACTGGGCCAGCAAGGTGCTGCACAGCTTCGAAGACTTCCAGTTGCTCTGCGCGGTGCGCAAGGGCCCCTGGGGTGTCCAGGGCCTGAACGAGCGCGTGGCGCGAGTGTTGGGCAACGCCGGGCTGATCGACAGTCAGCAGCCCTGGTATGAAGGTCGCCCGGTGCTGGTGACCCGCAACGACTACAGCCTGGGCCTGATGAACGGCGATATCGGCATTGCCCTGCGCCTGCCCGACGACCTGGGCGAGCCCGTGCTGCGCGTGGCCTTCCCGCGCAACGACGGTAGCGGCGGCGTGCGCTTTGTCCTGCCAAGCCGGCTCAACGAGGTGGAAACGGTATTTGCCATGACCGTGCACAAGTCCCAGGGCTCGGAGTTCAGCCATACGGCGCTGGTCTTGCCCGATTCGCTCAATCCGGTGTTGACCAAGGAACTGGTCTATACCGGTATCACCCGGGCCAAGCACTGTTTCAGCCTGATCGAGCCGCGCGCCGGGGTGTTCGAAGAGGCGGTAGCGCGCAAGGTGCGCAGGATTTCCGGGTTGATGCTGGAAAAAGTGTGA